One region of Flavobacterium sp. GSB-24 genomic DNA includes:
- a CDS encoding DoxX family protein, whose amino-acid sequence MNGTLLLRIATAIILLTHSVFGMFNNGINDFGNLFLNQIGFAPFGVFLAWSIKLSHIAAAILLLLNKYVKPAGFITIFILLMGIILVHFQDGWFVVGGGRNGIEYNFLLICVLLAIMYPNGFKLNYKD is encoded by the coding sequence ATGAATGGAACTTTACTTTTAAGAATTGCAACTGCAATCATTTTATTAACGCATTCTGTTTTCGGAATGTTTAATAACGGAATAAATGATTTCGGAAATTTATTTTTAAATCAAATTGGCTTTGCTCCTTTTGGTGTTTTTCTGGCTTGGTCAATTAAATTGTCGCATATTGCAGCGGCTATATTACTGCTTTTAAACAAATATGTAAAACCTGCAGGATTCATAACTATTTTTATTTTGCTTATGGGAATTATTCTGGTTCATTTTCAGGATGGATGGTTTGTCGTTGGCGGTGGAAGAAATGGTATAGAATATAATTTTTTATTAATTTGTGTTTTATTAGCGATTATGTACCCAAATGGATTTAAATTAAATTATAAAGATTAG
- the ccsA gene encoding cytochrome c biogenesis protein CcsA: protein MDKKIFSFLFSTRLMAVLFLTFAIAMGVGTFIESKYNTDTARILIYNTWWFEAIMLVFVINFFGNIKRYQLLKKEKWATFLLHISFIFIILGAFITRYISYEGMMPIREGAAENQIYSDKTFLTIFVDGEYKGEMKRRVFEKNLLLSPVTNNDFSVSGKFDETPFEVTYSNYIMGAKEVVKPDPNGTLYLKLVEAGAGGREEHYLKEGEVQNIHNVLFALNKPTDGAININTTGKEYTIQTPFEGEFMRMADQFKGKVTKNNAQPLMMRSLYSIGDIRIVFPDPPMKGKVEYESNNDFKAKSHTDALVVKVKAEGQEKEVMLMGSKGQIGEAKTVKIGNIEYSLFYGSKAYILPFKIKLNDFIAEKYPGTEKSYSSYKSKVTVQDSTETFDYDIFMNHVLDHKGYRFFQSSFDPDEKGTVLSVNHDFWGTNITYLGYFLLYIGLMAIMFTKHSRFGDLKRKLEAVKKKKEKLITILVLMISLSGFAQQTPHVHSHDHDHAHTADPNDHANHVTAPPSQKQLDSLLTIYKAPESHAAKFGRLIIQDAGGRMKPINTFSSELLRKVSHKDTYNGMNSDQVFLSMTQYAQVWIQIPLIYIKSGNDSIRKIIGIDSKDQYAPFVKFFDEQGNYKLSPYLDEAYKAANPNNFEKDFVETDKKVNLMESALSGSILRIFPVPNDPNHKWVSYLERNNNGFKGMDSTYVNQILPLYFSALNNGSIAKNFDTADNLVESINGFQKKFGSKVRPSEDKIDAEIAYNKYDVFQKLPYWYITVASFMFIFIIVNIFFEKKWLRITIDGFHVLVGLLFAIHTLGLIARWYISGHAPWSNAYESIVYVAWSTMFFGLAFDRKSKLTVASSAFVTAMILMAAYMNWIDPEIANLQPVLNSYWLMIHVAVIVGSYGPTALGFILGFVALLLIFFTTEKNKAKMELNLKEITYINEMALTIGLIMLTIGNFLGGQWANESWGRYWGWDPKETWALISIMIYAFVIHARFVPALRGKWFFNLMSMFAFVSILFTYYGVNFHLVGLHSYASGEAHSLSWVYYTLISISVIGAVTYPKYRKYYKSKKVKK from the coding sequence ATGGATAAAAAAATATTCTCTTTTTTGTTTTCTACACGATTAATGGCCGTTCTTTTTTTAACATTCGCAATTGCAATGGGTGTTGGAACTTTTATCGAAAGTAAATACAATACCGATACAGCCAGAATACTTATTTACAATACTTGGTGGTTTGAGGCGATAATGCTTGTTTTTGTAATTAATTTCTTCGGAAACATTAAACGTTATCAACTGCTTAAAAAAGAAAAGTGGGCAACCTTCTTACTGCATATTTCTTTTATTTTCATCATTTTAGGAGCTTTTATTACCCGTTACATTAGTTATGAAGGAATGATGCCTATTCGCGAAGGCGCTGCAGAAAATCAAATTTACTCCGATAAAACTTTCTTAACCATTTTTGTGGATGGTGAATATAAAGGGGAGATGAAAAGAAGGGTTTTTGAAAAAAATCTGTTATTATCTCCTGTTACTAATAATGATTTCAGTGTTTCTGGAAAATTTGATGAAACACCTTTTGAAGTTACATACTCTAATTATATAATGGGAGCGAAGGAAGTGGTTAAACCAGATCCAAACGGAACTTTATATCTTAAATTAGTAGAAGCTGGTGCCGGCGGACGTGAAGAACATTATCTTAAAGAAGGTGAGGTTCAAAATATTCACAATGTTTTATTTGCTTTAAATAAACCAACTGACGGAGCAATTAATATTAATACAACTGGTAAAGAATACACTATTCAGACTCCTTTTGAAGGGGAGTTTATGCGAATGGCAGATCAGTTTAAAGGAAAAGTCACTAAAAATAATGCACAGCCTTTAATGATGCGTTCGTTGTATAGCATTGGAGATATTAGAATTGTATTTCCAGATCCGCCAATGAAGGGAAAAGTGGAATATGAATCAAATAATGATTTTAAAGCTAAATCTCATACAGACGCTTTGGTCGTAAAAGTTAAAGCTGAAGGACAAGAAAAAGAAGTAATGCTGATGGGGTCTAAAGGCCAGATTGGAGAGGCTAAAACGGTTAAAATTGGCAATATTGAATATTCTTTATTTTATGGAAGTAAAGCATACATTTTACCTTTTAAAATAAAATTGAACGATTTTATAGCAGAAAAATATCCTGGTACCGAAAAAAGTTATTCTTCATATAAAAGTAAAGTTACTGTCCAGGATTCTACAGAAACTTTTGATTATGATATTTTTATGAATCACGTTTTAGATCATAAAGGATATCGTTTCTTCCAGTCTTCATTTGATCCAGATGAAAAAGGAACTGTTTTATCTGTAAACCATGATTTTTGGGGAACTAATATTACTTATTTGGGTTATTTTTTACTTTATATAGGACTTATGGCAATTATGTTTACAAAACATTCTCGTTTTGGTGATTTGAAACGTAAACTAGAAGCGGTTAAAAAGAAAAAAGAAAAGCTAATTACTATTTTAGTTTTAATGATAAGCTTAAGTGGTTTTGCACAGCAGACTCCACATGTTCATTCTCATGATCACGATCACGCGCATACCGCAGATCCTAATGATCATGCTAATCATGTTACAGCGCCGCCAAGTCAAAAACAATTAGATTCATTATTGACTATTTATAAAGCACCAGAATCGCACGCAGCAAAATTTGGACGATTGATTATCCAAGATGCCGGCGGAAGAATGAAACCTATTAATACGTTTTCGTCTGAGTTACTTCGAAAAGTAAGCCATAAGGATACTTACAATGGAATGAATTCTGATCAGGTTTTCTTATCGATGACACAATATGCTCAGGTTTGGATTCAGATTCCTTTGATTTATATTAAATCTGGAAATGATAGTATTCGTAAAATTATCGGAATTGATTCGAAAGATCAATACGCTCCGTTTGTGAAATTCTTTGATGAGCAGGGAAATTATAAATTATCTCCTTATTTGGATGAGGCTTACAAAGCTGCAAATCCAAATAATTTTGAGAAAGATTTTGTTGAGACAGATAAAAAAGTAAACTTAATGGAATCTGCTTTAAGCGGAAGCATTTTGAGAATATTTCCAGTTCCAAACGATCCAAATCATAAATGGGTTTCTTATTTAGAACGCAATAATAATGGCTTTAAAGGAATGGATTCAACTTACGTTAACCAAATTCTGCCTTTATATTTTAGTGCCCTAAACAACGGTTCAATTGCTAAAAACTTTGACACAGCAGACAATTTAGTTGAAAGCATTAATGGTTTTCAAAAGAAATTTGGTAGCAAAGTACGACCAAGTGAAGACAAAATCGATGCTGAGATAGCTTATAATAAATACGACGTTTTTCAAAAATTACCGTATTGGTATATTACAGTAGCAAGCTTTATGTTCATTTTTATTATCGTGAACATTTTCTTTGAGAAAAAATGGCTTCGTATTACAATAGATGGTTTCCATGTTTTAGTCGGATTGTTATTTGCAATTCATACATTAGGATTAATTGCACGCTGGTATATTTCTGGTCACGCGCCTTGGAGTAATGCTTACGAATCAATCGTTTATGTAGCTTGGTCCACAATGTTCTTCGGATTGGCTTTTGATAGAAAATCAAAATTAACAGTAGCATCATCTGCCTTTGTTACTGCTATGATTTTAATGGCAGCTTACATGAACTGGATTGATCCTGAAATTGCAAACTTACAACCGGTTCTTAACTCGTATTGGTTAATGATTCACGTGGCAGTTATTGTAGGTAGTTATGGTCCAACTGCATTAGGATTTATTTTAGGCTTTGTTGCATTGCTCTTGATTTTCTTTACAACTGAGAAAAATAAAGCCAAAATGGAGCTTAATTTAAAAGAGATTACATATATCAACGAAATGGCTTTAACTATTGGTTTGATCATGCTTACTATTGGAAACTTCTTAGGTGGACAATGGGCAAACGAAAGCTGGGGACGTTACTGGGGATGGGATCCAAAAGAAACTTGGGCTTTAATCTCAATTATGATTTATGCATTTGTAATTCACGCTCGTTTTGTTCCTGCTTTAAGAGGAAAATGGTTCTTCAACTTAATGAGTATGTTTGCATTTGTTTCAATTCTGTTTACTTATTATGGAGTAAATTTCCATTTGGTTGGTTTGCATTCTTACGCAAGCGGAGAAGCGCATTCATTAAGTTGGGTTTATTACACTTTGATTTCCATTAGTGTTATTGGAGCTGTTACCTATCCAAAATATAGAAAGTACTATAAAAGTAAAAAAGTAAAGAAATAA
- a CDS encoding DUF3667 domain-containing protein: MMKITCKNCQQVYTGNYCNNCGQSTETHKINGHFLWHDIQHGLFHFDQGILFSLKELFTRPGDTVREFIEGKRVRHFKPLSLVVLLATFYGFLFHYFNIHYLANDSNDALDYENLNEWITTHFSWVTIATIPLYTIGTYIVFRNQGYNFFEFFVLNTFKASQRLFVQILTFPILFYFNSTHHLQQFSFVTYLIGIVLIFWTNIQFFDKISKTRAFFLSILSHIIFLICFTIVFAVILLITGNF, from the coding sequence ATGATGAAAATAACTTGTAAAAACTGTCAGCAAGTTTATACTGGTAATTACTGCAATAATTGCGGCCAAAGCACAGAAACACACAAAATTAACGGTCATTTTTTATGGCACGACATACAGCATGGCTTATTCCATTTTGATCAGGGAATTCTCTTTTCTTTAAAGGAACTATTTACAAGGCCTGGAGATACTGTTCGCGAATTTATTGAAGGAAAACGCGTCAGACATTTCAAACCTTTATCTTTAGTTGTTCTGTTAGCAACTTTTTATGGTTTTTTATTCCATTATTTTAATATTCATTATTTAGCAAATGATTCAAATGATGCATTAGATTATGAAAATCTAAATGAATGGATTACAACACATTTCTCTTGGGTAACAATAGCTACAATACCGTTATATACAATTGGTACTTATATTGTTTTTAGAAATCAGGGATATAACTTTTTTGAATTTTTTGTTCTCAATACTTTTAAAGCTTCACAGCGGCTTTTTGTCCAGATTTTGACATTTCCAATATTATTTTATTTCAACAGTACGCATCATTTACAGCAGTTTTCGTTTGTAACCTATCTAATAGGTATTGTATTAATATTTTGGACCAACATTCAATTTTTCGATAAAATATCAAAAACACGAGCATTCTTTTTATCGATACTTAGTCATATCATATTTTTAATCTGCTTTACAATTGTTTTTGCAGTAATACTTTTAATTACAGGTAACTTTTAA
- a CDS encoding anti-sigma factor — MEAQEYIESGILELYVYGLLSEKENLEIAELAKNNPEVDQEIISIEKAIIALSSSFSPFHSVENFEKIKTRLELKHGKVVDMKPASNWSQYVGWAAAVLLLLGLGYQTLELTKTKEAISNVGNEKNKIQREYAYLDQQNKQTEKNLSIVRDIKNTGVTLGGQAVSPTSFAKVYWNKQTKTTYIDAAGLPTPPKGMVYQVWSLKLSPVLTPTSIGLLDNFEGNRQKIFAVSQTDSAEAFGITLEPAGGSLTPTMEQLYTLGKV, encoded by the coding sequence ATGGAAGCACAAGAATATATAGAATCAGGAATTCTAGAGTTATATGTATATGGCTTACTAAGCGAAAAAGAAAACCTAGAAATAGCTGAACTGGCAAAAAACAATCCTGAAGTTGATCAGGAAATTATTTCGATCGAAAAGGCTATAATTGCTTTATCTTCGAGCTTCTCTCCTTTCCATTCTGTGGAGAATTTTGAGAAAATAAAAACCCGTCTGGAACTTAAACATGGCAAAGTAGTCGATATGAAACCAGCTTCAAACTGGTCTCAATATGTGGGCTGGGCCGCGGCAGTATTATTATTGCTTGGTTTAGGCTATCAAACTTTAGAATTAACAAAAACTAAGGAAGCAATTTCAAATGTTGGAAATGAAAAAAATAAAATCCAAAGAGAGTATGCTTATTTAGATCAGCAGAATAAACAAACAGAGAAAAACCTGAGTATTGTTAGAGATATCAAAAATACTGGTGTAACTCTTGGCGGTCAGGCTGTTTCTCCTACATCTTTTGCAAAAGTGTATTGGAATAAACAAACTAAAACAACTTATATTGATGCCGCTGGTCTGCCAACGCCTCCAAAAGGAATGGTTTATCAAGTTTGGTCTTTAAAATTAAGTCCAGTTCTTACGCCTACAAGTATTGGTTTACTGGATAATTTCGAAGGAAATAGACAAAAAATCTTTGCTGTAAGCCAGACCGATTCGGCAGAAGCGTTCGGTATCACGCTGGAACCTGCAGGAGGAAGTTTAACTCCAACAATGGAACAATTGTATACTTTAGGAAAAGTTTAA